In the Paraburkholderia acidisoli genome, one interval contains:
- a CDS encoding aromatic ring-hydroxylating dioxygenase subunit alpha, with protein MLKNLWYVVAASAALRDDLLPVTLIGHRFVAFRDEAGRAHLLSDICVHRGASLSAGRRVQGGVQCPYHGWRYGGDGVCTHIPAQPQARIPARARVDGYPVVERHGWIWALLGDVPEAERPPLPDLAWADDPNVRVIHGTFEWAANWERIVENGLDFAHAPFVHGTSFGAPDRPEIGEFDVVAQDAWSGCATLTMRRPRRKGWLKRTPTGEHVEVVTQTGFHLSGPCATLELTLGNGWRIFIASAHVPVDTLQTRTVWMMGRTFLKTPLLDARFRKRNLKIFEEDHAVLRRIRPECVPEGWQSEVSVKSDALQIAFRQRVQALERRGWLAGPANQASAAARSNADTEARRSVNVIACPARHAVKTWALEAALTQRESPDTP; from the coding sequence ATGCTCAAAAATCTCTGGTACGTCGTGGCCGCTTCGGCGGCGTTGCGCGACGATTTGCTGCCCGTGACGCTCATCGGCCATCGCTTCGTGGCGTTTCGCGACGAGGCGGGGCGCGCGCATCTGCTCTCGGACATCTGCGTGCATCGCGGCGCGTCGCTTTCCGCGGGACGGCGCGTGCAGGGCGGCGTGCAATGCCCGTATCACGGCTGGCGCTATGGCGGCGACGGCGTGTGCACGCACATTCCCGCGCAACCGCAGGCGCGCATTCCCGCGCGCGCCCGCGTGGACGGTTATCCCGTGGTCGAGCGGCACGGCTGGATCTGGGCGTTGCTGGGCGACGTGCCCGAGGCGGAGCGCCCGCCGCTACCCGACCTCGCGTGGGCCGACGACCCCAACGTGCGCGTGATACACGGCACGTTCGAGTGGGCGGCGAACTGGGAGCGCATTGTCGAGAACGGGCTGGACTTCGCGCACGCGCCGTTCGTGCACGGCACATCGTTCGGTGCGCCGGACCGGCCCGAGATCGGCGAATTCGACGTGGTGGCGCAAGACGCGTGGAGCGGTTGCGCGACGCTCACGATGCGGCGGCCGCGCCGCAAGGGGTGGCTCAAGCGCACGCCAACGGGCGAGCACGTGGAAGTCGTCACGCAAACCGGTTTTCATTTGAGCGGCCCGTGCGCGACGCTCGAACTCACGCTGGGCAACGGCTGGCGAATCTTCATCGCTTCGGCGCACGTGCCCGTGGATACGCTGCAGACGCGCACCGTGTGGATGATGGGCCGCACCTTCCTGAAGACCCCGCTGCTCGACGCGCGCTTTCGCAAGCGCAACCTGAAGATCTTCGAAGAGGATCACGCGGTGCTGCGGCGCATTCGTCCCGAGTGCGTGCCGGAAGGCTGGCAGAGCGAGGTCTCGGTGAAGTCGGACGCGTTGCAGATCGCGTTCCGGCAGCGCGTGCAGGCGCTGGAGCGGCGCGGCTGGCTTGCCGGGCCGGCGAATCAAGCCAGTGCTGCGGCCCGTTCGAATGCCGATACCGAAGCGCGGCGCAGCGTGAACGTGATCGCCTGTCCCGCGCGGCACGCGGTGAAAACGTGGGCGCTGGAGGCGGCGCTCACGCAGCGGGAATCGCCGGATACGCCTTGA